The Buteo buteo chromosome 23, bButBut1.hap1.1, whole genome shotgun sequence genome includes a window with the following:
- the TOR2A gene encoding prosalusin isoform X2, translating to MNLVGQPLVRQQVVKGVREFLENQNPVKPLVMSFHGSTGTGKTYVSSMLIRYLFQGGLQSPYVHQFSPIVHFPHAERIEQYKESLKRWIQGNLTNCGRSAFLFDEMDKMHPGLIDVIMPFLGPSWVVYGTNYRKAIFIFISNAGGEQINEMTLALWRARKDREEISLQDLELAISQAVFENPQSGFWKSGIINEHLIDFVVPFLPLKRHHVKQCVVSELIQQGLEVRPDVVQEVADSIPYFPEEEKMFSSTGCKTVASRISFFF from the exons ATGAATCTGGTGGGGCAGCCCCTGGTGAGGCAGCAGGTGGTGAAGGGAGTGAGGGAGTTCCTGGAGAACCAGAATCCGGTGAAACCCCTGGTGATGTCCTTCCATGGCTCGACTGGAACAGGCAAAACCTATGTGAGCTCCATGCTCATCCGCTACCTCTTCCAGGGTGGACTTCAGAGCCCCTATGTTCACCAGTTCTCTCCGATAGTGCACTTCCCCCATGCTGAACGGATAGAACAGTACAAG GAAAGCCTGAAGCGCTGGATCCAAGGGAACTTGACAAACTGTGGACGGTCAGCCTTTCTCTTTGACGAAATGGACAAGATGCACCCGGGCCTGATTGACGTGATCATGCCATTCCTGGGACCCTCGTGGGTTGTGTATGGGACCAACTACCGCAAAGCGATCTTCATCTTCATAAG CAATGCAGGAGGGGAGCAGATCAACGAAATGACACTGGCTCTCTGGCGTGCCCGCAAGGACCGGGAGGAGATCAGCCTTCAGGACCTGGAGCTGGCCATCTCCCAAGCCGTGTTTGAAAACCCTCAGA gtgGATTCTGGAAATCTGGGATCATCAACGAACATCTCATCGATTTTGTTGTGCCCTTCCTCCCACTGAAGCGCCACCATGTAAAGCAGTGCGTCGTCAGCGAACTTATCCAGCAAGGCCTCGAAGTACGTCCGGATGTTGTCCAGGAGGTGGCTGACAGCATCCCCTACTTcccagaagaagagaaaatgttctCATCAACAGGCTGCAAAACAGTGGCCTCTCGGATCAGTTTTTTCTTCTAG
- the TOR2A gene encoding prosalusin isoform X3, whose amino-acid sequence MDKMHPGLIDVIMPFLGPSWVVYGTNYRKAIFIFISNAGGEQINEMTLALWRARKDREEISLQDLELAISQAVFENPQSGFWKSGIINEHLIDFVVPFLPLKRHHVKQCVVSELIQQGLEVRPDVVQEVADSIPYFPEEEKMFSSTGCKTVASRISFFF is encoded by the exons ATGGACAAGATGCACCCGGGCCTGATTGACGTGATCATGCCATTCCTGGGACCCTCGTGGGTTGTGTATGGGACCAACTACCGCAAAGCGATCTTCATCTTCATAAG CAATGCAGGAGGGGAGCAGATCAACGAAATGACACTGGCTCTCTGGCGTGCCCGCAAGGACCGGGAGGAGATCAGCCTTCAGGACCTGGAGCTGGCCATCTCCCAAGCCGTGTTTGAAAACCCTCAGA gtgGATTCTGGAAATCTGGGATCATCAACGAACATCTCATCGATTTTGTTGTGCCCTTCCTCCCACTGAAGCGCCACCATGTAAAGCAGTGCGTCGTCAGCGAACTTATCCAGCAAGGCCTCGAAGTACGTCCGGATGTTGTCCAGGAGGTGGCTGACAGCATCCCCTACTTcccagaagaagagaaaatgttctCATCAACAGGCTGCAAAACAGTGGCCTCTCGGATCAGTTTTTTCTTCTAG
- the TTC16 gene encoding tetratricopeptide repeat protein 16 isoform X1, whose product MVQAELYEQQAEAFLQLRDFQSAMLNFRKVFTLVREQPCLALLALVLDLQELYCEALEAFTQAAELQGVSAEEHHVSCGSQQVLRVSLDTQQKPGGGHEEP is encoded by the exons AtggtgcaggcagagctgtatgagcagcaggcagaggccTTCCTCCAGCTCCGTGACTTCCAGTCAGCCATGCTGAACTTCAGGAAGGTGTTCACACTGGTGCGGGAGCAGCCGTGCCTGGCTCTCCTGGCCCTTGTCCTTGACCTGCAG GAGCTCTACTGTGAGGCCCTCGAGGCCTTCACACAGGCAGCTGAACTGCAGGGTGTTTCAGCAGAGGAG CATCATGTGTCTTGTGGCTCTCAACAAGTTCTCAGAGTGTCTCTGGATACTCAACAGAAACCTGGGGGAGGACACGAGGAACCCTGA
- the TTC16 gene encoding tetratricopeptide repeat protein 16 isoform X2, with product MVQAELYEQQAEAFLQLRDFQSAMLNFRKVFTLVREQPCLALLALVLDLQELYCEALEAFTQAAELQGVSAEEKPGGGHEEP from the exons AtggtgcaggcagagctgtatgagcagcaggcagaggccTTCCTCCAGCTCCGTGACTTCCAGTCAGCCATGCTGAACTTCAGGAAGGTGTTCACACTGGTGCGGGAGCAGCCGTGCCTGGCTCTCCTGGCCCTTGTCCTTGACCTGCAG GAGCTCTACTGTGAGGCCCTCGAGGCCTTCACACAGGCAGCTGAACTGCAGGGTGTTTCAGCAGAGGAG AAACCTGGGGGAGGACACGAGGAACCCTGA
- the PTRH1 gene encoding peptidyl-tRNA hydrolase, which produces MVAAELAGRARPLVSRAGPRVMVAGLGNYGLRGTRHSVGMAVVDRLARQLAVAQGWQVDRRCCADVALATTRGLELVLLKPRRLMNLNGLSVTSAAEIYNLRPEDIYLIHDDLDKALGKVAIKLGGSARGHNGVRSCISALHSNEMTRLRVGIGRPEGEVTVSSYVLAPFSAGEQERLEQVLPQAATSLLEHILRRRAPAGEPGDRG; this is translated from the exons ATGGTGGCGGCGGAGCTGGCGGGGCGCGCGCGACCGCTCGTCAGCCGGGCGGGGCCGCGCGTCatg GTGGCCGGCCTGGGCAACTATGGGCTGCGGGGGACGCGGCACAGCGTGGGCATGGCGGTGGTGGACCGGCTGGCCCGGCAGTTGGCGGTGGCCCAGGGTTGGCAGGTGGACAGGCGGTGCTGCGCCGACGTGGCTCTGGCCACGACCCGTGGCCTGGAGCTGGTGCTGCTCAAGCCACGGAGGCTCATGAACCTCAACGGGCTCAGTGTCACCAGTGCCG CTGAGATCTACAACCTCCGCCCAGAAGACATATACCTGATTCACGATGACCTGGACAAGGCCCTGGGCAAGGTGGCGATCAAGCTGGGAGGCAGTGCGAG GGGACACAACGGGGTCCGATCCTGCATCAGTGCTTTGCACTCCAAT gaGATGACCCGGCTCAGGGTCGGCATCGGGCGGCCAGAGGGCGAAGTGACAGTGTCCAGCTATGTCCTGGCTCCGTTCAGCgctggggagcaggagaggctggagcaggtccTGCCCCAGGCAGCGACATCCCTGCTGGAGCACATCCTGCGCAGGAGAGCACCCGCGGGGGAGCCGGGGGACAGGGGCTGA
- the CERCAM gene encoding inactive glycosyltransferase 25 family member 3 isoform X1 produces the protein MSLGTTVSLGTTVSLGRTVSLGSEPFGTRTLAGDMGSARRQRTLYCHGCVEPWGCPDPHGEALGAVGTCHPPASAAPGAWGLSQPCASRVVGMEVLSCSAEPGGSSPQGPRSRCAGRCCWIGVPPPTPLPHPARAFPEVSREWGDMGSQREQPPGRALAPLPVRDGPQLGQHNSDAAGVAGGGGEGLSLGGLEGTRGAQRAGLTPASPRPSSYPDELGPKHWSDKRYENLMRLKQEALTYAREQRADYILFVDTDSILTNNQTLKFLMAQNKSVVAPMLDSQTFYSNFWCGITPQGYYRRTADYFPTKNRQQVGCFSVPMVYATFLIDLRKEETSRLAFYPPHPNYTWAFDDIIVFAYSCQAAGAEVHVCNQQRFGYINVPVKAHQTLEDERTNFVHLTLEAMVDGPPMQRSRHISLLPKPLTKMGFDEIFLINLVRRPDRRQRMLASLQELEIAPRVVDAVDGSTLNSSDIKVLGVDLLPGYYDPFSGRTLTKGEVGCFLSHYNVWKEIVSRGLERSVVFEDDVRFEAAFPARLHRLMEELEGAQQDWDLIYLGRKQVNVEDEAPVEGVRNLVVAGYSYWTLAYVISLRGAQKLLAAKPLSKMLPVDEFLPIMYDKHPNEDYKQHFAPRDLLVFSAHPLLVYPTHYAGDSNWLSDTETSTIWDDDAKKTDWAGSQKTLRDSRGGAGHLRSTARDEL, from the exons ATGAGCCTCGGCACGACCGTGAGCCTCGGCACGACCGTGAGCCTCGGCAGGACCGTGAGCCTCG GCTCCGAGCCCTTCGGCACCAGGACGCTGGCTGGAGACATGGGCTCAGCTCGGCGGCAGAGGACACT GTATTGCCATGGGTGCGTGGAGCCGTGGGGGTGTCCTGACCCTCATGGGGAAGCCCTGGGAGCTGTGGGGACCTGTCACCCTCCTGCCAGTGCAGCTCCTGGGGCATGGGGACTGTCACAGCCCTGTGCTAGCAGAGTGGTGGGGATGGAGGTGCTGAGCTGCAGCGCAGAGCCAGGTGGGTCGTCACCCCAAGGACCACGCAGCCGGTGCGCTGGCAG gtgctgctggattggtgtcccccccccaacccccttgCCGCACCCTGCCAGAGCCTTCCCGGAGGTCTCCCGGGagtggggggacatggggagcCAGCGAGAGCAGCCGCCTGGCCGAGCCCTCGCCCCGCTGCCG GTGCGCGACGGACCACAACTCGGACAACACAACAGCGATGCTGCAGGAGTGGCTGGGGGCGGTGGGGAAGGACTATCACTCGGTGGTCTGGAAGGCACAAGAGGAGCCCAG CGAGCAGGGTTAACCCCTGCCTCCCCCCGGCCCAGCTCCTACCCTGACGAGCTTGGGCCCAAGCACTGGAGCGATAAACGCTACGAAAACCTGATGAGGCTGAAGCAGGAGGCTCTCACCTATGCCCGGGAGCAGCGGGCAGACTACATCCTG TTTGTGGACACCGACAGCATCCTGACCAACAACCAGACCCTCAAGTTTCTCATGGCGCAGAACAAGTCGGTGGTGGCCCCCATGTTGGACTCGCAGACCTTCTACTCCAACTTCTGGTGTGGCATCACGCCCCAG GGGTACTACCGCCGGACGGCCGACTACTTCCCCACCAAGAACCGGCAGCAGGTGGGCTGCTTCTCTGTCCCCATGGTCTACGCCACCTTCCTGATCGACCTGCGGAAAGAGGAGACGTCGCGGTTGGCTTTCTACCCGCCCCATCCCAACTACACCTGGGCCTTCGACGATATCATCGTCTTCGCCTACTCCTGCCAGGCAGCTG GCGCGGAGGTCCATGTGTGCAACCAGCAGCGCTTTGGCTACATCAATGTCCCCGTGAAGGCTCACCAGACGCTGGAGGACGAACGCACCAACTTCGTGCATCTCACGCTGGAGGCCATGG TGGATGGGCCCCCCATGCAGCGCTCCAGGCAtatttccctccttcccaagCCGCTCACGAAAATGGGCTTTGATGAA atCTTCCTCATCAACCTGGTGCGGAGGCCGGACCGGCGCCAGCGGATGCTGGCGtccctgcaggagctggagatTGCCCCACGGGTGGTGGACGCTGTGGATGGGAG CACCCTCAACAGCAGCGACATCAAGGTGCTGGGGGTGGACCTGCTTCCCGGGTACTACGACCCCTTCTCCGGCCGCACGCTCACCAAAGGCGAGGTCGGCTGCTTCCTCAGCCACTACAACGTCTGGAAGGAG aTCGTGTCCCGGGGGCTGGAGCGGTCAGTGGTCTTCGAGGACGATGTGCGTTTTGAGGCTGCCTTCCCGGCACGGCTGCATCGGCtgatggaggagctggagggggcACAACAGGACTGGGACCTCAT CTACCTGGGGAGGAAGCAGGTGAACGTGGAGGACGAGGCACCCGTGGAGGGTGTGCGAAACCTGGTGGTGGCCGGGTACTCGTACTGGACGCTGGCCTACGTCATCTCCCTCCGCGGGGCGCAGAAGCTGCTGGCTGCCAAGCCCCTCTCCAAAATGCTGCCAGTGGACGAGTTCCTGCCCATCATGTATGACAAGCACCCCAA CGAGGATTATAAGCAGCACTTTGCCCCCCGGGACCTGCTGGTATTTTCGGCTCACCCCCTCCTGGTTTATCCCACCCACTATGCTGGGGACAGCAACTGGCTGAGCGACACTGAGACCTCCACCATCTGGGACGACGATGCCAAGAAGACCGACTGGGCTGGCTCACAGAAGACCCTGAGGGACTCACGGGGCGGTGCTGGCCACCTCCGCTCCACCGCCCGTGACGAGCTCTGA
- the CERCAM gene encoding inactive glycosyltransferase 25 family member 3 isoform X3 has translation MGAAGPLCALLLLLGTGTGSGSGTGSGLAPPRVVVALLARNAQHSLPHCLGALESMDYPAGSIALWCATDHNSDNTTAMLQEWLGAVGKDYHSVVWKAQEEPSSYPDELGPKHWSDKRYENLMRLKQEALTYAREQRADYILFVDTDSILTNNQTLKFLMAQNKSVVAPMLDSQTFYSNFWCGITPQGYYRRTADYFPTKNRQQVGCFSVPMVYATFLIDLRKEETSRLAFYPPHPNYTWAFDDIIVFAYSCQAAGAEVHVCNQQRFGYINVPVKAHQTLEDERTNFVHLTLEAMVDGPPMQRSRHISLLPKPLTKMGFDEIFLINLVRRPDRRQRMLASLQELEIAPRVVDAVDGSTLNSSDIKVLGVDLLPGYYDPFSGRTLTKGEVGCFLSHYNVWKEIVSRGLERSVVFEDDVRFEAAFPARLHRLMEELEGAQQDWDLIYLGRKQVNVEDEAPVEGVRNLVVAGYSYWTLAYVISLRGAQKLLAAKPLSKMLPVDEFLPIMYDKHPNEDYKQHFAPRDLLVFSAHPLLVYPTHYAGDSNWLSDTETSTIWDDDAKKTDWAGSQKTLRDSRGGAGHLRSTARDEL, from the exons atgggtGCAGCGGGGCCGCTCTgcgccctgctcctgctgctgggcaccGGCACCGGGTCCGGGTCCGGTACCGGGTCCGGGCTAGCCCCCCCCCGGGTGGTGGTCGCCCTCCTGGCCCGTAACGCGCAGCACTCGCTGCCGCACTGCCTGGGAGCCCTGGAGAGCATGGACTATCCCGCGGGGAGCATCGCCCTGTG GTGCGCGACGGACCACAACTCGGACAACACAACAGCGATGCTGCAGGAGTGGCTGGGGGCGGTGGGGAAGGACTATCACTCGGTGGTCTGGAAGGCACAAGAGGAGCCCAG CTCCTACCCTGACGAGCTTGGGCCCAAGCACTGGAGCGATAAACGCTACGAAAACCTGATGAGGCTGAAGCAGGAGGCTCTCACCTATGCCCGGGAGCAGCGGGCAGACTACATCCTG TTTGTGGACACCGACAGCATCCTGACCAACAACCAGACCCTCAAGTTTCTCATGGCGCAGAACAAGTCGGTGGTGGCCCCCATGTTGGACTCGCAGACCTTCTACTCCAACTTCTGGTGTGGCATCACGCCCCAG GGGTACTACCGCCGGACGGCCGACTACTTCCCCACCAAGAACCGGCAGCAGGTGGGCTGCTTCTCTGTCCCCATGGTCTACGCCACCTTCCTGATCGACCTGCGGAAAGAGGAGACGTCGCGGTTGGCTTTCTACCCGCCCCATCCCAACTACACCTGGGCCTTCGACGATATCATCGTCTTCGCCTACTCCTGCCAGGCAGCTG GCGCGGAGGTCCATGTGTGCAACCAGCAGCGCTTTGGCTACATCAATGTCCCCGTGAAGGCTCACCAGACGCTGGAGGACGAACGCACCAACTTCGTGCATCTCACGCTGGAGGCCATGG TGGATGGGCCCCCCATGCAGCGCTCCAGGCAtatttccctccttcccaagCCGCTCACGAAAATGGGCTTTGATGAA atCTTCCTCATCAACCTGGTGCGGAGGCCGGACCGGCGCCAGCGGATGCTGGCGtccctgcaggagctggagatTGCCCCACGGGTGGTGGACGCTGTGGATGGGAG CACCCTCAACAGCAGCGACATCAAGGTGCTGGGGGTGGACCTGCTTCCCGGGTACTACGACCCCTTCTCCGGCCGCACGCTCACCAAAGGCGAGGTCGGCTGCTTCCTCAGCCACTACAACGTCTGGAAGGAG aTCGTGTCCCGGGGGCTGGAGCGGTCAGTGGTCTTCGAGGACGATGTGCGTTTTGAGGCTGCCTTCCCGGCACGGCTGCATCGGCtgatggaggagctggagggggcACAACAGGACTGGGACCTCAT CTACCTGGGGAGGAAGCAGGTGAACGTGGAGGACGAGGCACCCGTGGAGGGTGTGCGAAACCTGGTGGTGGCCGGGTACTCGTACTGGACGCTGGCCTACGTCATCTCCCTCCGCGGGGCGCAGAAGCTGCTGGCTGCCAAGCCCCTCTCCAAAATGCTGCCAGTGGACGAGTTCCTGCCCATCATGTATGACAAGCACCCCAA CGAGGATTATAAGCAGCACTTTGCCCCCCGGGACCTGCTGGTATTTTCGGCTCACCCCCTCCTGGTTTATCCCACCCACTATGCTGGGGACAGCAACTGGCTGAGCGACACTGAGACCTCCACCATCTGGGACGACGATGCCAAGAAGACCGACTGGGCTGGCTCACAGAAGACCCTGAGGGACTCACGGGGCGGTGCTGGCCACCTCCGCTCCACCGCCCGTGACGAGCTCTGA
- the CERCAM gene encoding inactive glycosyltransferase 25 family member 3 isoform X2: MLQEWLGAVGKDYHSVVWKAQEEPSSYPDELGPKHWSDKRYENLMRLKQEALTYAREQRADYILFVDTDSILTNNQTLKFLMAQNKSVVAPMLDSQTFYSNFWCGITPQGYYRRTADYFPTKNRQQVGCFSVPMVYATFLIDLRKEETSRLAFYPPHPNYTWAFDDIIVFAYSCQAAGAEVHVCNQQRFGYINVPVKAHQTLEDERTNFVHLTLEAMVDGPPMQRSRHISLLPKPLTKMGFDEIFLINLVRRPDRRQRMLASLQELEIAPRVVDAVDGSTLNSSDIKVLGVDLLPGYYDPFSGRTLTKGEVGCFLSHYNVWKEIVSRGLERSVVFEDDVRFEAAFPARLHRLMEELEGAQQDWDLIYLGRKQVNVEDEAPVEGVRNLVVAGYSYWTLAYVISLRGAQKLLAAKPLSKMLPVDEFLPIMYDKHPNEDYKQHFAPRDLLVFSAHPLLVYPTHYAGDSNWLSDTETSTIWDDDAKKTDWAGSQKTLRDSRGGAGHLRSTARDEL, from the exons ATGCTGCAGGAGTGGCTGGGGGCGGTGGGGAAGGACTATCACTCGGTGGTCTGGAAGGCACAAGAGGAGCCCAG CTCCTACCCTGACGAGCTTGGGCCCAAGCACTGGAGCGATAAACGCTACGAAAACCTGATGAGGCTGAAGCAGGAGGCTCTCACCTATGCCCGGGAGCAGCGGGCAGACTACATCCTG TTTGTGGACACCGACAGCATCCTGACCAACAACCAGACCCTCAAGTTTCTCATGGCGCAGAACAAGTCGGTGGTGGCCCCCATGTTGGACTCGCAGACCTTCTACTCCAACTTCTGGTGTGGCATCACGCCCCAG GGGTACTACCGCCGGACGGCCGACTACTTCCCCACCAAGAACCGGCAGCAGGTGGGCTGCTTCTCTGTCCCCATGGTCTACGCCACCTTCCTGATCGACCTGCGGAAAGAGGAGACGTCGCGGTTGGCTTTCTACCCGCCCCATCCCAACTACACCTGGGCCTTCGACGATATCATCGTCTTCGCCTACTCCTGCCAGGCAGCTG GCGCGGAGGTCCATGTGTGCAACCAGCAGCGCTTTGGCTACATCAATGTCCCCGTGAAGGCTCACCAGACGCTGGAGGACGAACGCACCAACTTCGTGCATCTCACGCTGGAGGCCATGG TGGATGGGCCCCCCATGCAGCGCTCCAGGCAtatttccctccttcccaagCCGCTCACGAAAATGGGCTTTGATGAA atCTTCCTCATCAACCTGGTGCGGAGGCCGGACCGGCGCCAGCGGATGCTGGCGtccctgcaggagctggagatTGCCCCACGGGTGGTGGACGCTGTGGATGGGAG CACCCTCAACAGCAGCGACATCAAGGTGCTGGGGGTGGACCTGCTTCCCGGGTACTACGACCCCTTCTCCGGCCGCACGCTCACCAAAGGCGAGGTCGGCTGCTTCCTCAGCCACTACAACGTCTGGAAGGAG aTCGTGTCCCGGGGGCTGGAGCGGTCAGTGGTCTTCGAGGACGATGTGCGTTTTGAGGCTGCCTTCCCGGCACGGCTGCATCGGCtgatggaggagctggagggggcACAACAGGACTGGGACCTCAT CTACCTGGGGAGGAAGCAGGTGAACGTGGAGGACGAGGCACCCGTGGAGGGTGTGCGAAACCTGGTGGTGGCCGGGTACTCGTACTGGACGCTGGCCTACGTCATCTCCCTCCGCGGGGCGCAGAAGCTGCTGGCTGCCAAGCCCCTCTCCAAAATGCTGCCAGTGGACGAGTTCCTGCCCATCATGTATGACAAGCACCCCAA CGAGGATTATAAGCAGCACTTTGCCCCCCGGGACCTGCTGGTATTTTCGGCTCACCCCCTCCTGGTTTATCCCACCCACTATGCTGGGGACAGCAACTGGCTGAGCGACACTGAGACCTCCACCATCTGGGACGACGATGCCAAGAAGACCGACTGGGCTGGCTCACAGAAGACCCTGAGGGACTCACGGGGCGGTGCTGGCCACCTCCGCTCCACCGCCCGTGACGAGCTCTGA